The stretch of DNA attcactcagtcatccaacctgttgacacaccagcgaatgcatgctggggagagaccattcatctgctccgagtgtgggaagggattcaccatttcagcccacctgctgagacaccagcgagttcactctgacGAGAGACCTTTTAGATGCTCAGACTGTGGGAAAGGCTATAAAAGTTCTAGGGAgctgatgtcccatcaacgtgttcacactgacgagaaaccattcagatgctctcactgtgggagacctcactgtacaccagcgcactcacactggggagaagccgttctcatgcgctgtgtgtgggaagagattcaatcAGACATGTACCCTTcagagacatcagcaagttcacactggggagaagccattcacctgttctgtgtgtgggaagaggttTGGTCGGTCATCcactctgctgagacaccagcgagttcacaagtaacTGCAATGAGTGGACCTTCCTGTAAATCACATCCAGGCCTGAACAGGAGGAGCAGCCAGATTGGGAGAGACTGAATCTGATTGGAGGAGCTGTTTCTCACACATTCTGTCTCTCCCACATTCAGGAGAGAGTTAATTTTCAATGGTCACCCCAGTGGTGAATTTTAATTGGCACATTGGGGGGTTTTGATGGGCAgaatttgaccacctcctccattgAAATTACACCTTGTTCCAATTTTCCACATCTCCGATTAGAAAGTGCTGATTAATCCTTGCTGACAATTCTTGCTGACGTCCACATAGATTATcaaggaatctgaaacaaaacagtgaATTATTTCACAGACACAAGATTCAACAATCAACATTGATATTGATGAAGTTTGGAAGTTGCTGAGTTGAATcatttctgacacagcagcagcaacatttggtaaaggtggaacCCACAACAAAGACTGTTTTGAGAGCCACTCAGCAGAGATGTCATCTGTCATTGAAGCAAAAAGCAAAGCCGACCTGATGAACAACATAAACCCAACACTGAGAACACTGCATCATGTGAAAGCCAAGACAGTTGTgtaaaagacggggagaatgtgtgaaataATCACTGGATCAGCCGACATCACAGAATGTGAATTGCCTCTGAAAACTACTGGATTTGATGTGATTAAGAGGACACTTGGTTCTTCCTTCAACAATGTGGCCAACTGAAATCAGCAGATGCTGAAGTTCTCACTGACAGATCTAAACAGATGTCCCGCTGCGTTGAACACGGCTgtgagctgtacccctgtgagacggacaattcccagtctctgtttgactctcctgcagcttcctgtcatggtttttttttttctttttttttaaatttagattacccaattattttttccaattaaggggcaatttagcatgtccaatccacctactctgcacatttttgggttgtgggggcaaatcccacgcagacacggggagaatgtgcatgcttcctgtcatggttgagttgCACAAAATGCCATCACTTGTGCTGGAAAAAGCCATTCgttgctgagcaagcagaaaggcACCCAGAAAGGATtgaattccagctgaactgctcagACACGGAGAGTTCCATCGACTACCACATCTGCATAATCTCCTcctcttggcaggtaggatccatTTCACAGGAAACGTTGACACAAATATCACAATCTAcaaaaacagcagtgacagaggaAATTGCAGcaactacagggacatctcactcTTTAGCATCACTGGGAAGACCTTCACTAAGGTCATGTTTGAAGATTCATCTACTTgcagactgagtttatccagaagcacagtgTGGTTTCTGTGCTGACCgatctacagtgaacatgatcttctccacacaccagctacaagagaagtgaacaattgggatttgatcTATAGTATCAAtgctgagaaagtgaaatgtttTAATAACTGAATGAAAAtaaacctttcagtgtgaatcacaatttactggtgcaattggaaaaggcaccaaaatgtctcaatctctgaagataaacgtcagccttgaagttatgtttcggagctcacaagctgtgggaagctCCACTCTCTTTAACACTTTTTGGTCTAAGAAGGTTGAAGCATTCGTTTATCCACGTAAGCTAACTTTTTTAGTTTGATTTTTCCTCAGTTACAATACAGCGATCGGGAAAGTCAcctgaagaaagaaaacaaaacatctTGGCAAGACTGAGAAAAAATATCaaaataattggaaaaacaaagatCAAAATGGTGTCTTGTTCATCTTTAATCTGGAAATAGTTATGTAAAGTTGACACTATTGTGTCCATTTGTGAATGTTTGCTTCACCCTTTTACAGTCAAGCATCGCTGTGAGAATTTAAACTAaagtttaaaggttttttaaagaTTTGGCTTCATCCCATTTGTTATCGTTCAAGACAAAGTGCCTGAAAACGGGAGATGAGAGTTACCCCCAAACCGATCTGTACCTCTGTCTCTGATCTAAAAATACCGGATGATGTGAGTGTTTAATTGGACAGTAAAGTTTCCGCACTGTCCTGAAACAGATAGAATGGGAAGcaccattttcttttttcttaataaatttagagtacccaattatgtttttccaattaaggggcaatttagcatgtctaatccacctaccctgcacagctttgggttgtggggagtaagatctatgcagacatggggaaaatgtgcaaactccacacggacagtggaccGGGGCtgcgatcgaactcgggtcctcggcggcatagaacatagaacagtacagcacagaacaggcccttcggccctcgatgttgtgccgagcaatgatcaccctactcaaccccacgtatccaccctatacccgtaacccaacaaccccccccccccccccctactaaccttacttttaaggacactacgggcaatttagcatggccaatcgacctaacccgcacatctttggactgtgggaggaaaccggagcacccggaggaaacccacgcacacctggggaggacgtgcagactccgcacagacagtgacccagccgggaaccgaacctgggaccctggagctgtgaagcatttatgctaaccaccatgctaccgtgctaagcacagcgccacagtgccgccctggAAGCCCCATTTTTAATCTAAGAAAATAAAATCACACCAGCGATTGGGAATTGGAATAATTCTGTGGGTCTAATTCAACGGAACAGACAAACTGTATTTCTACGTACATTCTAGTGGAAGTTAGGAAAGTGTAGATGAGACAAGTGAGTGATAGTTTTCACTTGGAGATGTTTGTAGCCTGGCTTCTGCACTTAACAATAATAGGAATCTGACAGTCTGGTCACTACCTGAAAGCATTGGAACATTACAGAGTGGTTCCTTCATCTTTTAAGAGACCATCTTTTAAACATTGTTTGAAAATCCATGAGTGAGCTGTATCAGATGGTACATGGAACATCCTTTTGGGATACAGATGTGTGTGTGCAGATGTGATGTTACATGTGGAAACACATGGTGACCTTGCACGGGAGAACAGTCCCCGACATGTTCAGCTATTTGACTACAGAACAACATGAAGTGCTTAACATAGAATGAGAGAGCATTTTAAATTGTCAAGACATTGACATGTCTTGCACAGAGAATCTGACTTTAAAACAATCAGGACAGAATTAAACTCACTGGAATCTATCAGAGGGAGTGAAATTAAAGTGAAGAGGGATATAGGATCTGGATTTAGAAAATATTCACAAGGTGGATGCAGGTGAACAGGGGGCTGGAGAATCTTTGAAATTTGTGCCTGAACCTTTGTTTGAACTGGATGTGTTTCCGATGCCAATAATCTAGAATTGTGAGAGatggagtgcaggtggggaggaTAAATCACAGTCAATAATGATCAAATTTTGCtggaattttttttacaagtagTCTAGGTTGCAGCTCAAGGGTTTGTGTTGCTGTTTCTGATCATTTCAGGAACTTTAGATGTTATCTATGGAATGTAACAAGAAATTTGGAAAAAAAGCTTGTAGTTTAGAAAGAGATGGGTGAAACAGAAATCAGATTGTGAGACGTTAATAAGGATAATCCCTCTTCAAGGTGGGAAGATCTGTCAGAAATCACTGACTAATAACCTAATAAAATCATCAGAAATGTATTCCATATTACAAgaatagctgtgtgtgtgtctctctgtcttgcTTAAAAATAAAGATTCCTGGCTTGACAAACAGAGGGAAATCTATTCCAGTATTACTTCATACGGATGGACACGGTAGTTAGGGAACTGAATTTATAGTGCTAACTGAAGACAATGACTTTGGCCTTCCCAATTTTTAAtccaaatttctgctcatccagtactggatatgGGAAAAGCAGTTTGATCATTTAGTAACAGTGGAGGAATGGAGAGGATGGGGTGAGGTAGAAATGGGTGTtgtcagtgtacatgtgaaaactaacacggtacttttggatgatgtcacctaGTGGCAGCGTGTAGATGGGAAATAGGAGGGGCCGAGAATAGATCCTTTTTAAGGTGGATAATGACGGTGGATTTAAAGGTGAGAGGGACAgtaccaaaagagagagagacccgtTGACATTATCAGCTAACACGGGGAAGTTGGGTGATCAGTAATCCTGAGAATACGGTCAATACAGCAGAAGGTGGAACTCATGGACAAGAGCACTGAGAGGGCACGACAGAGGATGGCAGAGAAACTGGAGAAAGGTGTGAGTTCAGAGCTCAGAAACAAAAGTCTGACCCTGGTGGGCtcatggaagggagggaagcagcagaggcagctgatcggattgtctcTGTAGCTCCATGAGTTCCTCACACTTGTTGGAAGTGAGAATGGGAGACAGGGAAGAACAAGAGCCCTTCAAAAAGGAATTAATGCGAGTTAGAGATATTAAAAAGACGCAACGCAGTGTACTTAACACAAAGTTGATTTATTTAACATTTATCTAGAATAGTAACTTGGCTGTTAACTGGGCTGGGGTTTAACAACATCAGCAGAAACAGACcccaatgaacatggttcagtcctagATGTGATTAACAACAAAATTCAATCACTGTAGTTACTTGTGAACTCGGTGGTGTCTCagtaggttggatgactgagtgaatctcttcccacaatcggagcaggtgaagggcctctctcctgtgtgaattcgctggtgtgcggTGAGCTCAAACGATTGCCTGAATCTAGTcgcacagtgagagcagctgaacggtctctcgtcagtgtgaacgcGCTGATGGTACATTAGATCCTCAGAACTTTTATAACACTTCCTGCAGACTGGGCATttaaatggtttctccccagtgtgaacttgctggtgtctcagcagatcagacgactgagtgaatcccttcccacactcggagcaggtgaacggcctctccccagtgtgaattcgccggTGTACTGTCAGTTGTgatgatcgcctgaacccagtTCCACAATGAGAGCATctgaatggtctctcgtcagtgtgaatacgttgatgcaGCATCAGATTCCTGGAACTTTTgaagcacttcccacagtctggacatttaaatgaTGTCTtgtcagtgtgaatttgctggtgtgtcagcagggtggatgaatcagtgaatccttttccacactcggagcagatgaacggcctctctccggtgtgaatgcgtcgatgagtttccagtgcagatgggtaaatgaatctcttcccacagtctccacatttccacgATTTCTCCACAATGTGAACGGTGTTTTTTCCTTCCATCTTCAATTTCCAATCGCATTCACATTACGATCAATTGGGCGTCTGTCTGATCCTGATGTGATGAATGGTTTCAGTTTTCCCACTGAAAATCATTGTGTTCTCATATCCTGTGTAATTGtttcaaaacagaaaatagggagtgagagagaacccacaaaaacacaaagacaggttgtgaaattgaactgaatgaatctggtcatttgtggggccagcgctaggaaaaagtgaccatgaaaactgctggattgtcatcaaaacccaactggttcactgatgtccttcagggaagagaaCCTGTCAACTGGTTGGAGCGTAGATTAGACATCAGCCTCTTTTGGAGGAGAGAGAAAGCTGGGAGCAGAATGGGTAACGGTGATGGACTGTATGCATCTAAAGCTCAGCTAGAACTTTGACAGAATCTCCCGGATCTTCAACCTTCACCACTGAGAAGGATCAGGATCGCAGGTGTATTTGAAATGCATCACCTCCAAGTTCCAATCCAAGACACACATTGTCCTGATCTATCTGACAGCCATGATGTGAAGataccggtgttggactggggtgggcagtaagaagtcttacaggaccaggttaaagtccaacaagtttgtttcgaatcactaactttcagagcaaaggtagccaagttccgcacccatgagtacggcctcaaccgagaccttggattcatgtcacattacattcaccccccaccatctggcctgagttTGAGAAACTCTAcgaactgtcctgacttgagacaattcatacctctttaatctatgattatccctctctccagttgcaccgtctggacctgtaaagacttaattaccggcaaatactcgcattcaaagtatcatcttgcatcattgactttgtctatatatgtggttgtggaacccacctcttcattcacctgaggaaggagcagtgctctgaaagctagtgattccaaacctgttagactttaacctggtgttgtaagacttcttactgtatctgaCATCCTgtactggatgaacagaaatttcccCCAATGAAATAATGAGAAGTTTGAAATCATTGTCTTCAGTCCCTGCTACAAGTTCCACACCCTAAGCATTGACTCCATCCCTATCCCTGACAACAGTCTgagctgaaccagactgtttacAACCATGGAAAAATATTTAactaaaataaaagttaaaaactctggaaatctgaagtacaaacagaaaatgcaggaaaaactcaccaggtcaggcagcatctgtggaggaagaTGACTCTTCCGAAACCACAGCTCGGTTTCTGACCACATATCACTGCCACGGCCTTTAATGAATTTCTATCTCGTTCACATCACCCGACTTAGTCTTGTCTCATGTTTCTGATGTTCACACACATTCCTTTATTGTCTCTAGATTTGACTATCCAAGAAATACACTTACATTTAGGTTCTGATGAATGGAGTGACTGTCAGATTTTGATCTGATATTTGGTTTGACTTTTCCACCTTCAAATTCTGCTCTTCCAACGTCCTGTAAagcaaaagtcatcactgtcagtccaggaataAAAATTGAGAAGAAACGTTATGGTTCaagtttgctgtgtgtaaatcctcccatTAAGGGCCATATGGGGATAagttgggggaatgggcctaggtagggtgctctttcagaggtttggtgtatATTCAATGTGCCGAATAGTCTCTTTGCACTGCAGGTGGTCTATGATTCTTTTCTACTCTGtgaaccccctgtaaaaggagttttcaGAATCAATCACTGTCAGTCCAAGATTAAACACTGAGAAGCGACAAACATTTCTCTTGGTTTGAGTtttctgtgtgtaaatcctcccttcccaaccccctgtaaaaggagtttgcaGAATCCATCCCTGTCAGTCCAGGAgaaaaattcacaacattctcttgACAGGACGGGATCAACGCGCATGCGCCTTGCTGCACATTATTAAAGTTGGTGCAAATGGTTTTGGGCCTTTCGCCAGCTGCCGCCGCCCCGTTTGGGGCGAATGCGGGACCGATCGGTTCTTATTTTGATTTCGAGTCCTGCActgggtgtttatgaagcctcagCACCCACTCGGCCCCCTCCATTACCCGGCCACAATCGGCTGTTTCTGTCTGTTCGCGGAATCCAAATTATCTCCTCCCTACAGGGGCagcacccacactgcgcatgcggctGGCGGAGCCCACACTGTGCATGCGGCTGGCGGAGCCCACGCTGCGCATGTACCATTTCCAATCTGCAATTGCGTCTGCGCAGACCTcttgtcgggggggggagggcacattCTAATTCGCTCTGAAGGTTGGGTAATTCTTCCGGCATTGGGGAGCGATGTGTCCCATTGGAAAATCAGGTTTTGTGACCCGATTACGCTTGGAGCCCGAGAGACACTATACAAAATTATAAATCAATTAATACTGCAATAAAATGTGCCCGAGTCCTCCAGCATAATTCTGTCTTGTGTGTAATTAACAGCAAAATAATATCCCACAATTCGATGTGAACTGACTAGGGcccttttttatttgttcatttggcatgggtgtcgcaggctgtgccagcatttattgcccatccctaattgcccttgggggacagtcaagagtcaaccacattgctgtgggtctggaatcacatgtataaagattattattattacaccagaccaggtaaaggtggcagatttccttcccgagcaGGTAAGAAGAACAGGTGTTTTGTTTTCCTTCATTGAATATTTAGATCGTATATTTTTGGTAAGACTGCAAAAAAAATTTATGTTCCAAGTTTCAATTTCCCACCAGCCTTCGGGTACTGAAATGCAAGATCCTGCAGATGATGAATATCTGAAGTAGAAGCAGAACGTGTCAAAACTACACAGTAGATCTGGCAGTGTTTGTGGAAAGATACATATGGTTTTCATTTCAGGTCTGTGAACTTTCATCAGAGCTGCACTGTTTCAGTGCACATTTTATGTTCACTCATTCTcaacccacagatgctgccagatgttACATATATTTGAAGCCTTCCGTGTTTCTTTCTCATTAGAAGTTATTCTTACTAACATATTGCTATTTTCATCCCTCTACAAGTAGAAACATTGTCCACGTGTCTATCCTGTTAAAAGCTTTAATAATCTCAAAAATCTCAATCTGGTCATCCCTCATTATTTTCCAAAGAAAACATGTTCAGCCTGTTCAACTTTATCCATAGGAATTAACCTTCCAGTTCTTGTTTCATTCTAGTACATTTTGATGCAAGGAGCAGATACAGCCTCCGCCCTTTCACCTCttccaggggctagtttagcacactgggctaaatcgctggcttttaaagcagaccaaggaaggccagcagcacggttcaattcccgtaccaacctccccgaacaggcaccggaatgtggcaactaggggcttttcacagtaacttcattgaagcctacttgtgacaataagcgattttcatttcatttaattccttTCCCACATTCCAGGACCCCAAATCCCATTTCCAGGTGACAGTGATTAACTTGTGCTGTTTGCAGTTTAGTTTTCTGTTTGTGCTGCTCGCAGTGTGATCTCCTCTACACCGAGGAGACTAAATCCACCACACAGTGGAAACTAAATCCAAATTGAGTGCATTCTTCGAGGAACATCACATCTGGAACCGTGATCCAGAGCATTCAGTTGTCTGCTATTTTGATTCTTTGCCCCGCTCTCAGTCTAACCTCTGTCTTTGGCATCCCAAACTATTCATTTGGAGCTCAATGGAAGCTCAGAGAACAGAACCTTATATTTAATCGGGCATTTTACAACCCTCTAGATGCACCATTCATATTAATGATTACAATTCAGAACCAGTACTCCCTTTTTCATATAATAGGTGCTGGCAATTGTTCTGCTTTTACCAAGTATacaaggggagaatgttcaaactccacacggacagtgacccagggccgggatcgaacctaggtccttgaGCCCTCGTGAGTTATCAGTgtcaattaaatctcctctcagcctcctctgtttttAACAAACATCGAATCCAACCTATCCAATGTTTCCTCACAGTTCATTTTGGTGTGAATGAGGTTCAGGGAATGTTCCCTAATTTCTCTTCCCTGATCCTATGATTGAGATCATTCTTGTTGGGAGCCTGTTCGATGTCAGCGACCAGCAGTCCCATAGGAAGTGACCATTTTAGTTCTGTAATTCTGAGCAGTAGTGTCCCTCGCACTTCCAGTGAATTGGAGGGCAGTTTTTATTGTCGGCTGCAGTGGATTGAAAAACATTTGACAGAGTTGTGCACCAACACGATGCAGTTTGGATGAAAGTTCACAGTCTTGAAGTGTTAATGATGTTTCACGTTTCAAGATAAAACCATTCTGCCTGAAAATTCCAAcaggttctctttttttttttgcagatatCAATCATCTGCAATAATTTGTTTAGTTTAACTGAAGAAtgttgagaatgtggaactcgtgaCAAAAAGTtctgtttgagcaggaaaccGATTAGTAAAGTAACAGCATTAAAAGATTGTTATCATTGaaagtggaaagggattcacattGTCAGACCATTTACTGATACACCTGGAGAGACCATTCAGATACTTCACGTGTGTAGGTAGGTATGACCCATGAACGGGGATTTCCTCAGTGCTCCCACCTGTCCCCAGTTTCAACATTTCCAAGGATTTCAAATACAATCTGTACATTCTTACTGGCAAGACGCAGTTCAAATGTGTATAGGGAAGGAACCCCTTGTTCACTCCACTGCTGAGTCTCCAGTGAGTTCATTTGTAACTTTCTGGACTTTTCTTTTGTTAATTACACCCGAGATAgaactagaacaaagaacaaaccagacccttcggccctccaagcctgcaccgaccatagtacctgcctaaactaaaacccttCGCACTTACaaagtctgtatccttccattcccaccctattcatatatttgtctagatgccccttaaatgccactatcattcctgctcctaccacctacCCAGGCAGCGTCTTCCATATAGTACCAGAGTAACTATAACTATAGGTACGGCACTCATATTCCAACTATCCAACTCATCAGACTCATTTGATTCTTCCCAACTTCCTTCTCTTCATGAACCTCTGAAGGTAAAACATGATTTATATGTACCAACCTAATCTTTCCACTATGAAACATCTTAACAAAATTTGTGCCAGACCCACATATTTTCATGACGCTTTCTGGTGGCCACTTCAAACACTTGTCATGTTCTTTCAAACTTAACTTTCTGGTTCAACTTCAGACTTATTTCtctcactgttgcttcatagctccagggtccatggttcaattcccgacttgggcactgtctgtactgagtttgtacgttctccccgtgtctgcgtgggtttcctccaggtgctccggtttcctcccacaagtcctgaaaaatgtgctgttaggtaatttggacattctgaattctccctctgtgtacccaaacaggcgccagaatgtggcgactaggagcttttaacAGTTACCTCATtggcgtgttaatgtaagcctacttgtgacaataccgattattattattattgtatttaccAACCTATGTGTAAAAAAATATAGTTCAAGGACTGTGGTCTTCGGTTCAAATATCATTTGATCACATAATTGTATATCTTGGTGTGGTGTTTCAATCGAAATTGAATCAGAACCAACCCAGCATTCGTCATTGTGCAGAATGGGCTCTATCCTCGCCAGAGAAACGGCGTGCGCAGGCGCAGTAGCAAATTGTGAATTGAGCATGCGCAGTAGCTGTGCTGAAGCTGCGGAGAGACAGTGATGAGCTCTCCACAACTGATGAGAAACGGCAAGTTTTGGGAAGGTAATGGAGGCGGAAGAGTGGGTGGGAAGACTTTTCAATTACTCAGTGAAAGTGTTTAACCCATAGGAAGACCCTC from Scyliorhinus canicula unplaced genomic scaffold, sScyCan1.1, whole genome shotgun sequence encodes:
- the LOC119960285 gene encoding zinc finger protein 383-like, which encodes MEGKNTVHIVEKSWKCGDCGKRFIYPSALETHRRIHTGERPFICSECGKGFTDSSTLLTHQQIHTDKTSFKCPDCGKCFKSSRNLMLHQRIHTDERPFRCSHCGTGFRRSSQLTVHRRIHTGERPFTCSECGKGFTQSSDLLRHQQVHTGEKPFKCPVCRKCYKSSEDLMYHQRVHTDERPFSCSHCATRFRQSFELTAHQRIHTGERPFTCSDCGKRFTQSSNLLRHHRVHK